In the Plodia interpunctella isolate USDA-ARS_2022_Savannah chromosome 6, ilPloInte3.2, whole genome shotgun sequence genome, one interval contains:
- the LOC128670681 gene encoding uncharacterized protein LOC128670681 isoform X4, protein MAQYYQIVGQGHSLTLEDLQRYCPNICLDGIIVNQDEQQYAQQPVNVVVQQADQPNDIIVSEGVQQQLVVGDGLQYQQQYIIRHEAPPPPPPPPRTDFQQQQQQQQQHQQQALHRHQQLVSPAHVLSQPTVIHPAQQPPPPPQPPPPPPPPPPQHAPQQTLQQQPQLQQQSQLQQQSQLQQQSQLQQQQPQLQQQQQMPRASPQLIHMQQQQLQHQLQQQQQQQLQHQLQQQHQQHIQPQQIQHQQVVMHAAYINQAGTPTRAAPPRLLNQALSSPGVTLVRTPVRTVRPRRPAARPPLQPAQSGSLQLSTRLLNSQHQQVSQAQLGAPGVVGNGRGGAGVGMTPGVAGAGRGVRPPRTASPRVLNPHAQHQVQQHRPPRPRTPLLQQQQQQQLQQQQQQPQQPQHQQHPLAQHVLNQQVHQQQLNQIKLSPHQHQILLNQQNNPHGPQTRIITQQGTIVTQTMQAQISQHAVVQGNQNNGPLPQQNQLTPIQQRASPHSQQVPQVKKVVVQPNNANDMDDLEESITAAIVSKNPVNEHLNQPQQFHTPPPQMRQTLPSSSVAQHQVNFSPQHGFITYEPHLQQHPQTIGQLLMDPDPEEERQFVTLTNGQRITMADFRRMQPPRTPNQQNRETGRQTLVRSKEQPRPVQRVPPMQTQQTPQHENAEAPSGTSEQASEPQSAKMLIFLQNGEQRLITFTLPKESCTLQEVLEQCLFQVNVPFSEDTNIQCMQNTSSEIDYFVSVGATARIEEMLENHPMLVGDLSSRSSPSVLSQPQSSEMSTPEKSQCPDNGSESPEQRSPPPKYVDGMLAVCKLCGYTGFDFSRCQRCKRVFTEEPKSVPASKKADQKKKEPEKCLVDKPISCGEGIKLNLLKTTMKTLNNKSTPLQDKKPPRVRKPRGKQPDPEPVILTLSSDEEDSNSSMLSNQHEMSVSMKEPSLSEIEGGTPDSGIGMDQMDDTSRDGMNSSLLQSIVTSLNCRTIRIGSYRYTPKEKVYISSKGIKIVAPSLKNESKDVALQIQLKEVVKILVHFGKGMPVIFLYTMNKCGAYIRKALDMNEDCGPYYNPMSKNDPFKRITLLPDVLNEDAKTTLKMLFGKVMDELNAREANDILVRTCSKESNNVTKMTTRSASASSASGIKSSSSPEIRQILIYPPGKGGIPINTEDYMCLAQDQFLNDVIIDFYLKHLVHEVLTHSQREKTHIFSTFFYKRLTTKPSKVNKSSNPHEWDSSLTPAQKRHARVKTWTKNVNIFEKDFIVVPINENCHWFVAIICFPSLDGCRSMIDNRTVTPQEIKKRERRSSMQIGSTTITPLTKQEQLTLSCDSDNLSERDEAEAEESDLDMQCDSDEEESEKPLEKKQEVQPTGKTEPIKQPCILIFDSLAGASRSRVVATLRDYLTCEYQAKISPSKIFNKDNIKGSCPKIPQQNNFTDCGLYLLQYVEQFFKDPVIDYSLPIKQLANWFDEIVVTRKREEISDLLKTLMHKYNPDSHLTLPDITFPTLNGKLIETEDQQEDGSDGEKANSSSSKLKTEGKESEGPPTLTFVKQISTGDILVKRNFADSSDTIHLRKTIRLSSDAENRSMVQIKQEFIKKGDNENQILIPIKFAQTSDLVKDIQNTLIVNKNNKTVNDKKHGVHNQNVSSLNCIRQNVSDGDSNSFLKARRIKLDDVMNESSKKFKKNEC, encoded by the exons ATGGCTCAGTACTACCAGATAGTTGGACAAGGCCATTCATTGACTTTAGAAGACCTGCAAAGATATTGTCCAAATATATGCTTAGATGGGATCATAGTGAATCAAGATGAGCAGCAGTATGCCCAACAACCTGTAAAT GTTGTGGTGCAACAAGCTGATCAGCCTAATGATATCATAGTTAGTGAGGGTGTCCAACAACAACTAGTTGTGGGTGATGGTTTGCAGTACCAGCAACAGTACATCATTCGCCATGAGGCACCTCCACCCCCACCCCCACCACCCCGCACTGACTtccaacaacaacaacaacagcaGCAGCAACACCAGCAACAGGCTTTACATAGACATCAA CAGTTGGTGAGCCCGGCTCACGTGCTGTCGCAACCGACGGTGATCCACCCGGCGCAgcagccgccgccgccgccgcagcCCCCACCCCCGCCGCCACCCCCGCCACCGCAACATGCGCCTCAACAAACA CTGCAACAACAGCCGCAGCTGCAACAGCAGTCACAATTGCAACAGCAGTCACAACTGCAGCAGCAATCACAACTGCAACAACAACAGCCTCAATTGcagcaacaacaacaaatgCCGCGTGCGTCTCCTCAGCTCATACACATGCAACAACAACAGTTGCAACACCAGCTCCAGCAGCAGCAACAGCAACAACTCCAACACCAGTTGCAGCAACAACATCAGCAACATATACAGCCGCAGCAAATACAACATCAACAAGTTGTTATGCACGCAGCATATATCAATCAAGCT gGTACCCCCACCCGAGCGGCCCCGCCCCGGCTGCTGAACCAAGCGCTGTCTTCCCCGGGCGTGACGCTGGTCCGAACGCCCGTGCGCACGGTCCGGCCGCGGCGGCCCGCTGCCCGCCCACCGCTGCAGCCCGCGCAGTCTGGCTCGCTGCAGCTCTCCACTAGGCTACTCAACTCGCAGCACCAGCAG GTGTCCCAAGCCCAACTGGGTGCCCCAGGCGTGGTGGGCAACGGTCGCGGCGGGGCCGGCGTGGGAATGACGCCGGGCGTGGCGGGCGCAGGACGCGGCGTGCGGCCGCCGCGGACCGCGTCCCCCCGCGTACTGAACCCGCACGCCCAACATCAAGTGCAGCAACATCGTCCGCCGCGCCCCAGGACTCCACTGCTACAG CAACAACAGCAGCAACAACTTCAACAGCAGCAACAACAACCGCAGCAACCCCAACACCAGCAACACCCATTGGCTCAACATGTTTTGAACCAACAAGTCCACCAACAACAGCTCAATCAAATTAAACTTTCCCCTCATCAG CACCAAATTCTGCTGAACCAGCAGAATAACCCCCACGGACCACAAACACGAATCATCACTCAACAGGGCACTATCGTAACGCAAACTATGCAGGCACAGATCTCACAGCACGCCGTCGTTCAGGGAAACCAGAACAATGGACCTCTACCTCAGCAAAACCAACTAACTCCGATACag CAAAGAGCGTCGCCTCACTCCCAGCAAGTGCCGCAAGTGAAGAAGGTCGTCGTTCAACCAAACAACGCCAACGACATGGATGATCTCGAAGAGAGTATAACCGCTGCAATAGTTTCAAAGAACCCAGTTAACGAGCATTTAAACCAACCACAACAGTTCCATACACCCCCACCGCAGATGAGACAGACCCTTCCAAGTAGTTCAGTCGCTCAACACCAGGTTAACTTTAGTCCACAACATGGTTTCATTACCTACGAGCCGCATTTACAACAACATCCGCAGACCATCGGACAACTACTGATGGATCCCGACCCGGAGGAAGAGAGACAGTTTGTTACTTTGACAAATGGACAAAGAATCACCATGGCTGACTTCAGAAGAATGCAGCCTCCGCGTACTCCAAATCAACAGAATAG GGAAACTGGGAGACAGACATTAGTGAGGAGCAAAGAGCAACCAAGGCCTGTTCAACGAGTCCCACCTATGCAAACACAACAAACTCCACAGCATG AAAACGCAGAGGCACCAAGTGGGACATCAGAACAGGCATCGGAACCTCAATCagctaaaatgttaatattccTTCAGAATGGAGAACAAAGACTAATTACATTTACACTGCCTAAAGAAAGCTGTACACTTCAAGAAGTCCTTGAACAG TGTTTGTTCCAGGTCAATGTTCCATTTTCAGAAGACACAAATATACAATGTATGCAAAACACAAGTAGTgaaatagattattttgtaTCTGTTGGTGCTACAGCAAGAATTGAAGAAATGTTAGAAAATCACCct atgTTAGTTGGTGACTTAAGTAGCAGAAGTTCTCCATCTGTGCTATCTCAACCTCAAAGTAGTGAAATGTCTACACCCGAGAAATCACAGTGCCCAGATAATG GTTCGGAATCTCCAGAGCAGCGGTCGCCGCCTCCTAAATACGTTGACGGCATGTTAGCAGTTTGCAAGTTGTGCGGCTACACAGGGTTCGATTTTAGCCGTTGTCAAAG GTGTAAACGCGTATTCACTGAAGAACCGAAAAGTGTACCGGCAAGTAAAAAGGCTgatcaaaagaaaaaagagCCTGAAAAATGTTTAGTGGATAAACCAAT ttcatGTGGAGAGGgtattaaattgaatttattgaaaactacaatgaaaacattaaataataagtcaACG cCTCTACAAGACAAAAAGCCACCCAGAGTGAGAAAACCAAGAGGAAAACAGCCTGACCCTGAACCAGTTATTTTAACCCTAAGTTCTGACGAGGAGGATTCCAACAGTTCCATGCTTAGTAATCAG CATGAAATGTCTGTGAGCATGAAGGAGCCATCACTGAGTGAAATTGAAGGTGGTACTCCAGACAGCGGTATTGGCATGGACCAAATGGATG atACTAGTAGGGACGGAATGAATTCTAGCTTGTTACAATCTATAGTAACATCACTGAATTGTCGGACCATTAGGATTGGCTCTTACAGATATACACCCAAAGAGAAG GTTTACATATCATCAAAAGGCATAAAAATTGTTGCACCATCACTGAAGAATGAATCGAAAGATGTGGCACTACAGATTCAACTGAAAGAAGTTGTTAAAATACTGGTACATTTTGGGAAAGGGATgccagtaatttttttgtacacaATGAACAAGTGCGGAGCCTATATCAGGAAAGCTTTAGATATGAATGAAGATTGTG gTCCTTATTATAACCCAATGTCAAAAAATGACCCTTTTAAAAGGATAACACTGCTACCAGATGTATTAAATGAGGATGctaaaacaacattaaaaatgttatttggaAAAGTAATGGACGAATTAAATGCTCGAGAGGCTAATGACATTTTGGTTAGGACATGCTCAAAAGAGAGTAATAATGTCACAAAAATGACTACACGGTCTGCAAGTGCTTCCAGTGCTTCTGGAATTAAAAG ttccAGTTCACCAGAAATAAGGCAAATCTTAATATACCCACCTGGCAAAGGTGGTATACCAATAAACACTGAAGATTACATGTGCCTGGCACAAGATCAGTTTTTAAATGATGTCATAattgacttttatttaaaacatttagttCATGAAGTTCTCACACACAGTCAGAGAGAAAAGACTCATATATTTAGTACATTCTTTTATAAACGATTGACAACTAAACCCAGTAAAGTGAATAAAAGTTCTAATCCTCATGAGTGGGATAGCAGCTTAACCCCAGCTCAGAAACGTCATGCACGTGTTAAAACGTGGACAAAGAATGTAAACAtatttgaaaaagattttattgtagttCCTATCAATGAGAATTGTCACTGGTTTGTGGCAATCATATGTTTTCCGAGCCTAGATGGATGTAGAAGTATGATAGATAATCGTACAGTTACAccacaagaaataaaaaagagag AGCGCAGGTCATCTATGCAAATCGGCAGTACAACAATCACACCCCTAACAAAACAGGAACAACTTACATTAAGTTGTGACTCGGATAATCTAAGTGAACGAGATGAAGCAGAAGCTGAG gaAAGTGATTTAGATATGCAATGCGATTCAGATGAAGAAGAGAGTGAGAAACCTTTAGAAAAGAAACAAGAAGTTCAACCTACAGGAAAAACAGAGCCTATAAAACA GccttgtatattaatttttgactCATTGGCTGGGGCATCAAGATCCCGGGTTGTTGCAACATTACGTGACTATCTTACTTGCGAATACCAAGCAAAG atttcaccatcaaaaatttttaataaagacaatATTAAGGGAAGCTGTCCGAAAATACCTCAGCAAAATAACTTTACCGATTGTGgcttatatttattgcaatatgttgaacaattttttaag GATCCTGTTATAGATTATTCTTTACCTATAAAACAATTGGCAAATTGGTTTGATGAAATAGTTGTTACTAgaaagcgtgaagagatatCAGATTTACTCAAGACCCTAATGCATAAATATAATCCAGATTCGCATTTGACTCTTCCCGATATAACATTCCCTACACTAAATG gtaaattaatagaaacagAAGATCAACAAGAAGATGGGTCAGATGGTGAAAAGGCTAATTCTAGTTccagtaaattaaaaacagaagGAAAAGAGTCTGAAGGCCCCCCTACTTTAACATTTGTGAAGCAAATATCTACTGGAGATATACTGGTCAAAAGAAATTTTGCAGATTCCTCTGACACTATACACCTGCGGAAGACAATCAGACTTTCCAGTGATGCTGAAAATAGATCTATGGTGCAGATCAAGCAAGAATTTATTAAGAAAGGTGataatgaaaatcaaatattgataCCAATAAAATTCGCACAGACTAGTGATTTGGTTAAAGACATTCAAAATACGTTAATAGtgaataagaataataaaactgtaaatgatAAGAAACATGGTGTACACAATCAAAATGTATCTAGTTTGAATTGTATTCGACAGAATGTGAGTGACGGTGATAGTAATTCCTTTCTCAAAGCGAGAAGAATAAAACTTGACGATGTGATGAATGAATCAAGTAAAAAGTTCAAGAAGAATGAATGTTGA
- the LOC128670681 gene encoding uncharacterized protein LOC128670681 isoform X6 — protein sequence MAQYYQIVGQGHSLTLEDLQRYCPNICLDGIIVNQDEQQYAQQPVNVVVQQADQPNDIIVSEGVQQQLVVGDGLQYQQQYIIRHEAPPPPPPPPRTDFQQQQQQQQQHQQQALHRHQVYYTSDLPVDAQVVLQQAQQIIDASLMQQTTPQRPQHLQQQPQLQQQSQLQQQSQLQQQSQLQQQQPQLQQQQQMPRASPQLIHMQQQQLQHQLQQQQQQQLQHQLQQQHQQHIQPQQIQHQQVVMHAAYINQAGTPTRAAPPRLLNQALSSPGVTLVRTPVRTVRPRRPAARPPLQPAQSGSLQLSTRLLNSQHQQVSQAQLGAPGVVGNGRGGAGVGMTPGVAGAGRGVRPPRTASPRVLNPHAQHQVQQHRPPRPRTPLLQQQQQQQLQQQQQQPQQPQHQQHPLAQHVLNQQVHQQQLNQIKLSPHQHQILLNQQNNPHGPQTRIITQQGTIVTQTMQAQISQHAVVQGNQNNGPLPQQNQLTPIQQRASPHSQQVPQVKKVVVQPNNANDMDDLEESITAAIVSKNPVNEHLNQPQQFHTPPPQMRQTLPSSSVAQHQVNFSPQHGFITYEPHLQQHPQTIGQLLMDPDPEEERQFVTLTNGQRITMADFRRMQPPRTPNQQNRETGRQTLVRSKEQPRPVQRVPPMQTQQTPQHENAEAPSGTSEQASEPQSAKMLIFLQNGEQRLITFTLPKESCTLQEVLEQCLFQVNVPFSEDTNIQCMQNTSSEIDYFVSVGATARIEEMLENHPMLVGDLSSRSSPSVLSQPQSSEMSTPEKSQCPDNGSESPEQRSPPPKYVDGMLAVCKLCGYTGFDFSRCQRCKRVFTEEPKSVPASKKADQKKKEPEKCLVDKPISCGEGIKLNLLKTTMKTLNNKSTPLQDKKPPRVRKPRGKQPDPEPVILTLSSDEEDSNSSMLSNQHEMSVSMKEPSLSEIEGGTPDSGIGMDQMDDTSRDGMNSSLLQSIVTSLNCRTIRIGSYRYTPKEKVYISSKGIKIVAPSLKNESKDVALQIQLKEVVKILVHFGKGMPVIFLYTMNKCGAYIRKALDMNEDCGPYYNPMSKNDPFKRITLLPDVLNEDAKTTLKMLFGKVMDELNAREANDILVRTCSKESNNVTKMTTRSASASSASGIKSSSSPEIRQILIYPPGKGGIPINTEDYMCLAQDQFLNDVIIDFYLKHLVHEVLTHSQREKTHIFSTFFYKRLTTKPSKVNKSSNPHEWDSSLTPAQKRHARVKTWTKNVNIFEKDFIVVPINENCHWFVAIICFPSLDGCRSMIDNRTVTPQEIKKRERRSSMQIGSTTITPLTKQEQLTLSCDSDNLSERDEAEAEESDLDMQCDSDEEESEKPLEKKQEVQPTGKTEPIKQPCILIFDSLAGASRSRVVATLRDYLTCEYQAKISPSKIFNKDNIKGSCPKIPQQNNFTDCGLYLLQYVEQFFKDPVIDYSLPIKQLANWFDEIVVTRKREEISDLLKTLMHKYNPDSHLTLPDITFPTLNGKLIETEDQQEDGSDGEKANSSSSKLKTEGKESEGPPTLTFVKQISTGDILVKRNFADSSDTIHLRKTIRLSSDAENRSMVQIKQEFIKKGDNENQILIPIKFAQTSDLVKDIQNTLIVNKNNKTVNDKKHGVHNQNVSSLNCIRQNVSDGDSNSFLKARRIKLDDVMNESSKKFKKNEC from the exons ATGGCTCAGTACTACCAGATAGTTGGACAAGGCCATTCATTGACTTTAGAAGACCTGCAAAGATATTGTCCAAATATATGCTTAGATGGGATCATAGTGAATCAAGATGAGCAGCAGTATGCCCAACAACCTGTAAAT GTTGTGGTGCAACAAGCTGATCAGCCTAATGATATCATAGTTAGTGAGGGTGTCCAACAACAACTAGTTGTGGGTGATGGTTTGCAGTACCAGCAACAGTACATCATTCGCCATGAGGCACCTCCACCCCCACCCCCACCACCCCGCACTGACTtccaacaacaacaacaacagcaGCAGCAACACCAGCAACAGGCTTTACATAGACATCAA gtTTACTACACATCTGATTTACCTGTGGATGCTCAGGTTGTGTTGCAACAAGCTCAGCAAATCATTGATGCATCTTTGATGCAACAGACAACTCCACAACGCCCACAACAT CTGCAACAACAGCCGCAGCTGCAACAGCAGTCACAATTGCAACAGCAGTCACAACTGCAGCAGCAATCACAACTGCAACAACAACAGCCTCAATTGcagcaacaacaacaaatgCCGCGTGCGTCTCCTCAGCTCATACACATGCAACAACAACAGTTGCAACACCAGCTCCAGCAGCAGCAACAGCAACAACTCCAACACCAGTTGCAGCAACAACATCAGCAACATATACAGCCGCAGCAAATACAACATCAACAAGTTGTTATGCACGCAGCATATATCAATCAAGCT gGTACCCCCACCCGAGCGGCCCCGCCCCGGCTGCTGAACCAAGCGCTGTCTTCCCCGGGCGTGACGCTGGTCCGAACGCCCGTGCGCACGGTCCGGCCGCGGCGGCCCGCTGCCCGCCCACCGCTGCAGCCCGCGCAGTCTGGCTCGCTGCAGCTCTCCACTAGGCTACTCAACTCGCAGCACCAGCAG GTGTCCCAAGCCCAACTGGGTGCCCCAGGCGTGGTGGGCAACGGTCGCGGCGGGGCCGGCGTGGGAATGACGCCGGGCGTGGCGGGCGCAGGACGCGGCGTGCGGCCGCCGCGGACCGCGTCCCCCCGCGTACTGAACCCGCACGCCCAACATCAAGTGCAGCAACATCGTCCGCCGCGCCCCAGGACTCCACTGCTACAG CAACAACAGCAGCAACAACTTCAACAGCAGCAACAACAACCGCAGCAACCCCAACACCAGCAACACCCATTGGCTCAACATGTTTTGAACCAACAAGTCCACCAACAACAGCTCAATCAAATTAAACTTTCCCCTCATCAG CACCAAATTCTGCTGAACCAGCAGAATAACCCCCACGGACCACAAACACGAATCATCACTCAACAGGGCACTATCGTAACGCAAACTATGCAGGCACAGATCTCACAGCACGCCGTCGTTCAGGGAAACCAGAACAATGGACCTCTACCTCAGCAAAACCAACTAACTCCGATACag CAAAGAGCGTCGCCTCACTCCCAGCAAGTGCCGCAAGTGAAGAAGGTCGTCGTTCAACCAAACAACGCCAACGACATGGATGATCTCGAAGAGAGTATAACCGCTGCAATAGTTTCAAAGAACCCAGTTAACGAGCATTTAAACCAACCACAACAGTTCCATACACCCCCACCGCAGATGAGACAGACCCTTCCAAGTAGTTCAGTCGCTCAACACCAGGTTAACTTTAGTCCACAACATGGTTTCATTACCTACGAGCCGCATTTACAACAACATCCGCAGACCATCGGACAACTACTGATGGATCCCGACCCGGAGGAAGAGAGACAGTTTGTTACTTTGACAAATGGACAAAGAATCACCATGGCTGACTTCAGAAGAATGCAGCCTCCGCGTACTCCAAATCAACAGAATAG GGAAACTGGGAGACAGACATTAGTGAGGAGCAAAGAGCAACCAAGGCCTGTTCAACGAGTCCCACCTATGCAAACACAACAAACTCCACAGCATG AAAACGCAGAGGCACCAAGTGGGACATCAGAACAGGCATCGGAACCTCAATCagctaaaatgttaatattccTTCAGAATGGAGAACAAAGACTAATTACATTTACACTGCCTAAAGAAAGCTGTACACTTCAAGAAGTCCTTGAACAG TGTTTGTTCCAGGTCAATGTTCCATTTTCAGAAGACACAAATATACAATGTATGCAAAACACAAGTAGTgaaatagattattttgtaTCTGTTGGTGCTACAGCAAGAATTGAAGAAATGTTAGAAAATCACCct atgTTAGTTGGTGACTTAAGTAGCAGAAGTTCTCCATCTGTGCTATCTCAACCTCAAAGTAGTGAAATGTCTACACCCGAGAAATCACAGTGCCCAGATAATG GTTCGGAATCTCCAGAGCAGCGGTCGCCGCCTCCTAAATACGTTGACGGCATGTTAGCAGTTTGCAAGTTGTGCGGCTACACAGGGTTCGATTTTAGCCGTTGTCAAAG GTGTAAACGCGTATTCACTGAAGAACCGAAAAGTGTACCGGCAAGTAAAAAGGCTgatcaaaagaaaaaagagCCTGAAAAATGTTTAGTGGATAAACCAAT ttcatGTGGAGAGGgtattaaattgaatttattgaaaactacaatgaaaacattaaataataagtcaACG cCTCTACAAGACAAAAAGCCACCCAGAGTGAGAAAACCAAGAGGAAAACAGCCTGACCCTGAACCAGTTATTTTAACCCTAAGTTCTGACGAGGAGGATTCCAACAGTTCCATGCTTAGTAATCAG CATGAAATGTCTGTGAGCATGAAGGAGCCATCACTGAGTGAAATTGAAGGTGGTACTCCAGACAGCGGTATTGGCATGGACCAAATGGATG atACTAGTAGGGACGGAATGAATTCTAGCTTGTTACAATCTATAGTAACATCACTGAATTGTCGGACCATTAGGATTGGCTCTTACAGATATACACCCAAAGAGAAG GTTTACATATCATCAAAAGGCATAAAAATTGTTGCACCATCACTGAAGAATGAATCGAAAGATGTGGCACTACAGATTCAACTGAAAGAAGTTGTTAAAATACTGGTACATTTTGGGAAAGGGATgccagtaatttttttgtacacaATGAACAAGTGCGGAGCCTATATCAGGAAAGCTTTAGATATGAATGAAGATTGTG gTCCTTATTATAACCCAATGTCAAAAAATGACCCTTTTAAAAGGATAACACTGCTACCAGATGTATTAAATGAGGATGctaaaacaacattaaaaatgttatttggaAAAGTAATGGACGAATTAAATGCTCGAGAGGCTAATGACATTTTGGTTAGGACATGCTCAAAAGAGAGTAATAATGTCACAAAAATGACTACACGGTCTGCAAGTGCTTCCAGTGCTTCTGGAATTAAAAG ttccAGTTCACCAGAAATAAGGCAAATCTTAATATACCCACCTGGCAAAGGTGGTATACCAATAAACACTGAAGATTACATGTGCCTGGCACAAGATCAGTTTTTAAATGATGTCATAattgacttttatttaaaacatttagttCATGAAGTTCTCACACACAGTCAGAGAGAAAAGACTCATATATTTAGTACATTCTTTTATAAACGATTGACAACTAAACCCAGTAAAGTGAATAAAAGTTCTAATCCTCATGAGTGGGATAGCAGCTTAACCCCAGCTCAGAAACGTCATGCACGTGTTAAAACGTGGACAAAGAATGTAAACAtatttgaaaaagattttattgtagttCCTATCAATGAGAATTGTCACTGGTTTGTGGCAATCATATGTTTTCCGAGCCTAGATGGATGTAGAAGTATGATAGATAATCGTACAGTTACAccacaagaaataaaaaagagag AGCGCAGGTCATCTATGCAAATCGGCAGTACAACAATCACACCCCTAACAAAACAGGAACAACTTACATTAAGTTGTGACTCGGATAATCTAAGTGAACGAGATGAAGCAGAAGCTGAG gaAAGTGATTTAGATATGCAATGCGATTCAGATGAAGAAGAGAGTGAGAAACCTTTAGAAAAGAAACAAGAAGTTCAACCTACAGGAAAAACAGAGCCTATAAAACA GccttgtatattaatttttgactCATTGGCTGGGGCATCAAGATCCCGGGTTGTTGCAACATTACGTGACTATCTTACTTGCGAATACCAAGCAAAG atttcaccatcaaaaatttttaataaagacaatATTAAGGGAAGCTGTCCGAAAATACCTCAGCAAAATAACTTTACCGATTGTGgcttatatttattgcaatatgttgaacaattttttaag GATCCTGTTATAGATTATTCTTTACCTATAAAACAATTGGCAAATTGGTTTGATGAAATAGTTGTTACTAgaaagcgtgaagagatatCAGATTTACTCAAGACCCTAATGCATAAATATAATCCAGATTCGCATTTGACTCTTCCCGATATAACATTCCCTACACTAAATG gtaaattaatagaaacagAAGATCAACAAGAAGATGGGTCAGATGGTGAAAAGGCTAATTCTAGTTccagtaaattaaaaacagaagGAAAAGAGTCTGAAGGCCCCCCTACTTTAACATTTGTGAAGCAAATATCTACTGGAGATATACTGGTCAAAAGAAATTTTGCAGATTCCTCTGACACTATACACCTGCGGAAGACAATCAGACTTTCCAGTGATGCTGAAAATAGATCTATGGTGCAGATCAAGCAAGAATTTATTAAGAAAGGTGataatgaaaatcaaatattgataCCAATAAAATTCGCACAGACTAGTGATTTGGTTAAAGACATTCAAAATACGTTAATAGtgaataagaataataaaactgtaaatgatAAGAAACATGGTGTACACAATCAAAATGTATCTAGTTTGAATTGTATTCGACAGAATGTGAGTGACGGTGATAGTAATTCCTTTCTCAAAGCGAGAAGAATAAAACTTGACGATGTGATGAATGAATCAAGTAAAAAGTTCAAGAAGAATGAATGTTGA